A window from Gossypium raimondii isolate GPD5lz chromosome 7, ASM2569854v1, whole genome shotgun sequence encodes these proteins:
- the LOC128042496 gene encoding protein MAIN-LIKE 2-like, with translation MSYLELAEFGSAALIRTFDLWYDLISALVERWRLETHTFHLPYGECTVTLEDVALQLGLSIDGSVVTGVSTIAESAALCYSLLGVSPNNVESKFTSLRFSWLKANFENLSINATEQEVMCATRAYIMHIIGGVLMPDANNNRVHLMYLPLLANLQNVRSYGWGSAVLAMLYHELCLTTKPNVVDIGRCLILLQSWDLYQMLFFASVRHQAYVFPLVNRWSFYPGIGRSYTVPIYRLMIEQHAKEGTVEWYSEDQVLQQFGSIQQSTVVPPHMHRLGAYEPVPDIEAEQEPEPEPEPEPEPEPE, from the exons ATGTCATACTTGGAGTTAGCTGAATTTGGGTCAGCAGCATTGATTCGGACGTTTGATTTGTGGTACGATTTAATATCCGCATTGGTCGAACGTTGGCGCTTggagacccacacttttcatttgCCGTATGGGGAGTGCACTGTCACTCTGGAGGATGTTGCATTGCAACTTGGGCTCTCAATCGACGGGAGTGTCGTAACGGGCGTAAGTACGATAGCTGAGTCGGCTGCCCTTTGTTATAGCCTACTAGGAGTCTCGCCGAACAATGTTGAGTCCAAATTTACGAGTTTGAGATTTTCATGGCTGAAagccaattttgaaaatttatcaattaatgcCACTGAGCAGGAGGTGATGTGTGCAACTCGAGCGTacattatgcatattataggGGGTGTACTGATGCCGGATGCAAACAACAATAGGGTTCATTTGATGTATTTACCCCTATTAGCTAATTTGCAGAATGTTCGCTCGTATGGTTGGGGTTCTGCAGTTTTAGCTATGTTGTATCATGAGCTTTGTCTGACGACAAAGCCTAATGTCGTAGACATAGGCCGATGCCTTATATTGTTGCAGTCATGGGATCTTTATCAGATGTTATTCTTTGCATCAGTTAGGCACCAAGCATACGTATTTCCACTAGTGAATAg ATGGAGTTTTTATCCGGGTATCGGGAGGTCGTACACTGTCCCGATATATCGTCTGATGATTGAACAACATGCCAAGGAAGGG ACAGTTGAGTGGTATAGCGAGGATCAAGTACTCCAGCAGTTTGGTAGCATACA GCAGTCGACTGTAGTCCCTCCGCACATGCATCGACTTGGGGCATACGAACCAGTGCCCGATATAGAGGCCGAGCAAGAGCCAGAGCCAGAGCCCGAGCCCGAGCCCGAGCCAGAGCCCGAGTGA
- the LOC105763935 gene encoding uncharacterized protein LOC105763935: MMRFCAFEDGFVKLRYFIGLEVHNSLYAIHLGGNKMYRDLCELYWWPGLKQEKLAKLYVSEIIRLHGVLISIISDRDPRFTSQFQKKFHEALGSRLDFNNVFHPQIDGHFERMVPYEALYSRKCRTPLCWTELGERRVLGPKLVSETNDKVRLIQDRHKKKVLWFRRKDKLSFMFIGSYRILKRVEFVAYQLELPPELDHIHDVFHVSMLKRYRSDPSHIVSVEEIEVRSDLTFEEEPVQILNQDVKVLRRKSIPLVKILWQNHGIEEES; encoded by the exons ATGATGAGGTTTTGTGCTTTCGAGGACGGGTTTGTTAAGTTGAGGTATTTCATTGGGCTGGAAGTGCATAATAGCCTTTATGCTATTCATCTCGGTGGGaataagatgtatcgagatctctgtgagttatattggtggcctggTTTGAAACAGGAG AAACTGGCTAAGTTATATGTTTCCGAGATCATTAGGCTTCATGGAGTTCTTATCTCTATTAtttctgatagggatcctcgtttTACTTCTCAATTCCAAAAGAAGTTTCATGAAGCTCTAGGTTCTAGATTAGACTTCAATAATGTGTTCCACCCTCAGATAGATGGACATTTTGAGAGG ATGGTACCTTACGAGGCTCTGTATagtcgtaagtgtcgtactccattgtgttggactgagttgggtgagcgaCGGGTTTTGGGTCCTAAGTTGGTTTCTGAGACCAATGATAAAGTTAGACTGATTCAAGATCGTCATAAG AAGAAAGTTCTATGGTTTAGACGTAAGGACAAGTTGAGCTTTATGTTTATTGGGTCATATCGGATTTTGAAACGAGTGGAGTTTGTTGCTTATCAATTAGAGCTACCTCCAGAGTTGGACCAtattcatgatgtgtttcacgtctCTATGTTGAAGCGATATCGGTCGGACCCATCTCACATTGTttctgttgaggagattgaggttagatCGGATTTAACATTTGAGGAGGAGCCGGTTCAGATTCTGAATCAAGATGTTAAGGTCTTAAGGAGGAAGTCTATTCCTTTGGTAAAGATTTTATGGCAGAATCATGGCATTGAGGAAGAGtcgtaa